CTTAAGTACAGGCAGAGCAAAGTAAACATAAAGTGAACCTTATCTAATATAGGGAGCGCCTCTATGCGTTAAACAATCCAATATTACAGTGATTTGGGGGAACGCAATAGTTCCAACATTAACTTTGCAGCTAACTGTTCTGCTTTTCTACGGTTAGAGCCTTCGCCAAAAGTTTGTTGTTTTGTTCCCATTACTGTACAAGTTATGTAGAATATTTGATTGTGCTCATCACCTTCCACCTTAGTCAACGTGTACTCTGGAAGAGCCATTTTTTCAGCTTGCAAATACTCTTGCAATTGAGTTTTGGCATCTTTTAAACAATCGTTCAAATTAGAATCTTCAAGTCTAGAGCGATATAATTTTAATATTACCTCTTTTGAAGCCTCTATTCCCCCATCTAGAAATATTGCTGCAAAAACAGCTTCCATAGCATCTGAAAGAATCGAGGCCCTGCGAAAACCGCCGCTCTTCAACTCACCTTGTCCAAGAAAAAGGAAATCACCTAGATCAATTTCTTTAGCCAATTCAACCAGCATCTCGCCCCGTACTAAAAATGAACGCAAGCGGCTTAATTGGCCTTCGCTTTGTAAAGGAAAACGATGAAACAATTCATTGGCAATTACAAAACTTAAAATTGAATCTCCAAGAAACTCAAAACGCTCATAGTTTACACTTCCCACACTACAATGCGTTAAAGCTTGCTTAAGATAGGCAATATTATTAAATTGATAATTTAATCGCCTGCATAACCTTTCTAAATCAACTTTCACTGCCTGCTACAACCTCTTCAGTGTGATCAAAATCAAATAATAAGCTTATATTATATACTAGGGGTTTAATAACTTGATATTTAACTTTTACTCTAAATTTATTCGTCCCTATAGGCTCAATCATTAATTGATTTTCCTTTAGACTCTCAACCCCATTAATATTGAGGCGCTTATCTACGGTACTCTTTAAAACATTAACATCTGCCATCGGATCACCACTTAGTGAGGATACAGACATTGTATTCAATCCTTTTATCGATTTGATAACCGAGTAATACTGCAAATAAACAGGAATAACACGCATTACAACGATTGCAGCCATAACAATCACAGCTACAGTAAGTATCATCCCTATAAAAGTCATTCCCTTTTGTTTATGCATTTGCTTATTCCTTTCAATTTTAAGTGAGTGTTTTGCTCAGAGAATCGAAGTACCACATACTTACGGAATCAATTTTCCTATTCTAGACCAACGAACGTTATCTGTTTTACCATTCCAACTCATCCAAACTAAAAATGCTCTACCCCGCAGATAGGATTCCGGTACAAATCCCCAGAACCGGCTATCTGCACTGTCATCGCGATTATCACCCATCATAAAATAATTTCCCTCGGGGACCACGATATCAAAATCTACAGCTGGAACATCCGTTCTAACAAAAATATTATGTATTGTACCATTCAAATCTTCTTGATATTTTGCTACTGCTTTTCCTGAACTTTCATCAATAGTGTACTCAAGAAAAGTCTGTTCTGCTTTTTTTCCATTAATTGTTAGCACTTTATTATGATAACTAATTTTATCGCCAGGTATTCCTATTACCCTTTTGATGTAATCATAAGAAGGATCAGGAGGCCAACGAAATACTGCAACCTCTCCTGTTTTAGGATCAGAAATCGAAACCACTTTCTTTTCCCAAACCGGAAGTCTTAATCCATAAATAAATTTATTAACCGCTACAAAATCACCCACTAGTAATGTCGGTTCCAAGGAACCAGATGGGATACGAAACGGTTCAATTAAAAATGAGCGTAAAATTAATACAATGAAAAATACAGGAAAAAACGATCGTGAATATTCAATAATACGATTTGGTTTTTGATCCTCAGCACGTTTTCTTGCCCAAAAGAGAACATCTAAAAGATAAATAAAACCGCTGATGAACGATAGGACAACCAATATTAAAGCAAAATTCATAAATTATATCCTAAACTTAGTTTCGTAATAATACATCCAACAGCATTGCGTTTATGCTCTTGTACTATTTCTTTTTATCTGTTTGGAAAACAGCCATAAACGCTTCTTGTGGTATTTCCACGTGTCCGACCTGTTTCATACGTTTTTTCCCTGCTTTTTGTTTTTCCAACAACTTTCGTTTTCGAGTCACATCTCCACCATAACATTTTGCAGTAACGTTTTTACGTAATGCTTTTACTGTTTGTCTGGCAATAATATGGCTTCCTAATGCGGCTTGGATAGCCACATCAAACATTTGTCGAGGAATTAAGTCACGCATTTTTTCAGCGATTAATTTACCACGACTATGTGCTGAAGAACGATGAACAATAACTGAAAGTGCATCTACACGTTCACTATTAATTAAAATGTCCATTTTAACTAAATCAGCTTCTTGAAACCGTAAAAAATTATAATCAAGTGATGCATATCCACGGCTAACTGATTTTAATCGATCAAAGAAGTCCGAAACCACTTCACTCATAGGAATATCATAAGTTACAGAAACTTGACGACCACTGTAAGTCATATTGACTTGTATCCCGCGTCGCTCAACACACAAGGTAATTATTGAACCCAGAAAATCCTGCGGTACCAGTATGTTTGCCCTTACAATAGGCTCATACATTTCTTTAATTTGTGGCAATGGAGGCAATAGAGAGGGATTATCAATCAGCATCGTCTCGCCTTTGTGGGTCAATATTTGATAAACCACAGTAGGCGCAGTGGAGATTAAGTCCAGGTTATATTCTCGTTCTAAACGCTCTTGTACGATTTCCATATGCAACATGCCCAAGAAGCCGCATCGAAAACCAAAACCCAATGCTTCTGAAGATTCAGGCTCATAAAATAAGGACGCATCATTTAAGCTTAATTTAGCTAAAGCTTCGCGGAATGCTTCGAAATCATCGGAACTGATAGGAAATAGACCTGCATAAACTTGGGGTTTCACACGTTGAAATCCAGGAAGTTGTTTATCCGCTGGAGTTTTTTCTAAAGTAAGTGTATCACCAACAGGAGCACCTTGAATTTCTTTTATTCCTGCTACCAAATACCCTACTTCGCCAGCATTTAATACATCCAGTCTCGTGCGCTTAGGAGTGAATATGCCTACTTGGTCGACTTCGTAGGAACGTCCAGTAGACATTACTCTCATCTTATCCCCTTTACGGATTGAGCCATTAACAATACGTACTAAGGAAACAACACCAAGATAGCTATCAAACCATGAATCAATAATTAAAGCTTGTAACGGTGCATTAATATCGCCTTCTGGTGGAGGAATACGCGTTACTAAAGCTTCAAGCACATCATCCACCCCTAAACCACTTTTAGCACTAACTCTTATTGCATCATGTGCATCAAGACCAATGATGTCTTCGATTTCTGAGATAACGCGTTCAGGTTCGGCTTGTGGTAAATCGATTTTGTTAAGGACCGGCAAAACTGATAATGATTGATCAATCGCGGTGTAACAAACAGCAACCGTCTGAGCTTCTACACCCTGTGCTGCGTCAACAACAAGTATCGCACCCTCACAGGCAGCTAAAGAGCGGGATACTTCATAACTGAAATCCACATGTCCAGGAGTATCAATAAAATTCAAGAGATAGTTTTTACCGTCTTTAGCCGTGTAATTCAGAGAAACACACTGTGCTTTAATCGTGATGCCTCGCTCTCGTTCTATATCCATAGAGTCAAGTACTTGAGCACTCATTTCACGTTCGGATAAACCACCACAAATTTGGATAAATCGATCTGCCAAAGTAGATTTACCATGATCAATATGGGCAATAATTGAAAAATTACGAATTCGCTTTAAATCACTCAACTGAAATAACCTTTTTGCAAATAGCGCATTCTAGCTTAAATATGCGCGACCTTAAAGTATTTGCTAATATAGTGCATTTTTAATAAAATTTATCATTTCATTTTTATTAGGATGCGCTATGCGACGAAAACCAAGTTTGGGGTTCATGGCAATAATATTGCTAATTTTTTCATTCTCAACTTATTCAGATACCGCATTTACTAAAAGAAAAGATGTACAGCTTTTTATTAAAAGTATGGTCAAAGAGCACCACTTTACTGCTAAAGAGCTTACAGCAATAATGAATCAAGTCGTCATCCAGCCTGATATTATTGAATCCATGGAAAAACCTTATGAGAAGAAAAACTGGGATGTTTACAGAGATTTGTTTCTCACCCCAGCACGTTTAAAAGGTGGATTGGACTATTGGGTTGCTAATAGAGAAGCTTTAGATAGAGCACAAAAAAAATATGGTGTTCCACCAGAGATTATTATTGCAATTCTCGGCGTAGAAACACTATATGGAGAACGACAAGGAGATCATCGGGTTTTAGATGCTTTGGCTACCTTGGCGTTCAACTACCCCAAACGCTCGCCCTACTTCACTAAAGAATTAAAAGAGTATCTGCTTTTATGTCGTGAGCATGGAGTTCCTGCAACTCAATATAAGGGCTCTTATGCGGGAGCTATAGGGCAACCCCAATTTATGCCAAGCAGTTACCGTAATTTTGCTGTTGATTTTAATAACACAGGCAAGCGCGATCTCGTTTCTAATAATGCGGATTCTATAGGGAGCATCGCGAATTACTTCCACCAACATGGTTGGAAAACCAATGATGGGGTAGCGCAGAATGCTAAATTGGTGGGTTCACTGCATAAACGTATTCAAATGAATCCTAAAAGACCCAATTATTACTATTCACAGCTCCTTGCGCATGGAGTCAAACCAATAACCGCCGCGCATAACCACCCCTCTCGCGCAGCATTGATTGAATTGGTTACTGCAAAAGGAAATGAATATTGGATAGCTTATCCTAACTTCTTTGTTATAACCCGATACAATTCCAGTCCTCAATATGCGCTAGTAGTTTATCTTTTAGCACAACAATTGAAGCAGCAGTGGACCGCAATGAATAAAAAAAAACTTAGAGCATATGCTTAGGAATGGATACTCTTTTTCTCTTTACTAAACATCTTGATGAAACCGGATGTTTTTGTCTTCAATTAAATGAAGGTGGGACATTAACTCTCCCACCCTCACAACGGAGTTTTGCAGAAATTAAATCATTGCAAACGGATTGCAGAACTTTAGTGATCGAAACTTGTGAACAAGTTAGTCTTCTTGATCTGGAGTTTTCATGGCTTCCTGAAAGAAAAGCAAGAGCCGCAATTCCTTATGCTTTGGAAGAAAAGGTAGCACAACCCGTAGATGAGCTTCATTTCGCTTTCGATAAAGCTAGGTATCAAAACAACCACTATCTTGTTACTGTCATAGGAAAACAGCGAATTCGATATCTGATGGAATTATTCAATCAACAAAATATTGAATTTTTTGCAATTACTGTAGATTGGTTTGCCTTGGAACCCCAGGAACTATGTATCAATGAAACCACTTTACTCATCAATACAGATGACTTCAAAGGTGCACTTTCTGGAGAGTTAGCTAATATCTATCTAAAAAGCCATCCACAATACCAACCCTTACTTTTTACAGACAGCGCAATGCAAGTTGATACATCATCTGCAATAAACCAGGAATCATCGTATACCTGGATTGCTCAACGGATATTAAAAGTCAAATTGATGAATCTCTGCCAAGGAGAAATGCAACACGGGAATAAAAGTGATTTAATTAAAAAAGGCTATCAGCTAGTCGGCCTCCTTTTTTGTATCTGGTTAATTTCCCTACTTGTTGTAAATGGAATCAAGTTGCATCTCTTAAATAAAGAAACTCAGAAAATTGATGAGCAAATTGCAGTGATCTATCATGAGTTTTTTCCCGATGCCAAACAAATTATTAGTCCTAAATTTCGCATCACCCAGCTTTTAAAAAATAGTAACACAGAGGAACAAAATCGTTTTTGGTTTTTACTCAATCAATTAGCTAAAGTAATGAAGAATGATCGTAATACTGTAGAGCAATTGCGATATCAAAACAAAACCTTATCTGTAACTATAATAAGCATGGATTTCGCCAGTTTAGAAGAGTTG
The DNA window shown above is from Legionella sp. PC997 and carries:
- the rnc gene encoding ribonuclease III — its product is MKVDLERLCRRLNYQFNNIAYLKQALTHCSVGSVNYERFEFLGDSILSFVIANELFHRFPLQSEGQLSRLRSFLVRGEMLVELAKEIDLGDFLFLGQGELKSGGFRRASILSDAMEAVFAAIFLDGGIEASKEVILKLYRSRLEDSNLNDCLKDAKTQLQEYLQAEKMALPEYTLTKVEGDEHNQIFYITCTVMGTKQQTFGEGSNRRKAEQLAAKLMLELLRSPKSL
- the gspL gene encoding type II secretion system protein GspL, which codes for MDTLFLFTKHLDETGCFCLQLNEGGTLTLPPSQRSFAEIKSLQTDCRTLVIETCEQVSLLDLEFSWLPERKARAAIPYALEEKVAQPVDELHFAFDKARYQNNHYLVTVIGKQRIRYLMELFNQQNIEFFAITVDWFALEPQELCINETTLLINTDDFKGALSGELANIYLKSHPQYQPLLFTDSAMQVDTSSAINQESSYTWIAQRILKVKLMNLCQGEMQHGNKSDLIKKGYQLVGLLFCIWLISLLVVNGIKLHLLNKETQKIDEQIAVIYHEFFPDAKQIISPKFRITQLLKNSNTEEQNRFWFLLNQLAKVMKNDRNTVEQLRYQNKTLSVTIISMDFASLEELENELKKLQLKVKQTQASTREQQVAATLELM
- the lepB gene encoding signal peptidase I, which translates into the protein MNFALILVVLSFISGFIYLLDVLFWARKRAEDQKPNRIIEYSRSFFPVFFIVLILRSFLIEPFRIPSGSLEPTLLVGDFVAVNKFIYGLRLPVWEKKVVSISDPKTGEVAVFRWPPDPSYDYIKRVIGIPGDKISYHNKVLTINGKKAEQTFLEYTIDESSGKAVAKYQEDLNGTIHNIFVRTDVPAVDFDIVVPEGNYFMMGDNRDDSADSRFWGFVPESYLRGRAFLVWMSWNGKTDNVRWSRIGKLIP
- a CDS encoding DUF4845 domain-containing protein; amino-acid sequence: MHKQKGMTFIGMILTVAVIVMAAIVVMRVIPVYLQYYSVIKSIKGLNTMSVSSLSGDPMADVNVLKSTVDKRLNINGVESLKENQLMIEPIGTNKFRVKVKYQVIKPLVYNISLLFDFDHTEEVVAGSES
- the lepA gene encoding translation elongation factor 4, whose translation is MSDLKRIRNFSIIAHIDHGKSTLADRFIQICGGLSEREMSAQVLDSMDIERERGITIKAQCVSLNYTAKDGKNYLLNFIDTPGHVDFSYEVSRSLAACEGAILVVDAAQGVEAQTVAVCYTAIDQSLSVLPVLNKIDLPQAEPERVISEIEDIIGLDAHDAIRVSAKSGLGVDDVLEALVTRIPPPEGDINAPLQALIIDSWFDSYLGVVSLVRIVNGSIRKGDKMRVMSTGRSYEVDQVGIFTPKRTRLDVLNAGEVGYLVAGIKEIQGAPVGDTLTLEKTPADKQLPGFQRVKPQVYAGLFPISSDDFEAFREALAKLSLNDASLFYEPESSEALGFGFRCGFLGMLHMEIVQERLEREYNLDLISTAPTVVYQILTHKGETMLIDNPSLLPPLPQIKEMYEPIVRANILVPQDFLGSIITLCVERRGIQVNMTYSGRQVSVTYDIPMSEVVSDFFDRLKSVSRGYASLDYNFLRFQEADLVKMDILINSERVDALSVIVHRSSAHSRGKLIAEKMRDLIPRQMFDVAIQAALGSHIIARQTVKALRKNVTAKCYGGDVTRKRKLLEKQKAGKKRMKQVGHVEIPQEAFMAVFQTDKKK
- the mltB gene encoding lytic murein transglycosylase B; translated protein: MRRKPSLGFMAIILLIFSFSTYSDTAFTKRKDVQLFIKSMVKEHHFTAKELTAIMNQVVIQPDIIESMEKPYEKKNWDVYRDLFLTPARLKGGLDYWVANREALDRAQKKYGVPPEIIIAILGVETLYGERQGDHRVLDALATLAFNYPKRSPYFTKELKEYLLLCREHGVPATQYKGSYAGAIGQPQFMPSSYRNFAVDFNNTGKRDLVSNNADSIGSIANYFHQHGWKTNDGVAQNAKLVGSLHKRIQMNPKRPNYYYSQLLAHGVKPITAAHNHPSRAALIELVTAKGNEYWIAYPNFFVITRYNSSPQYALVVYLLAQQLKQQWTAMNKKKLRAYA